One part of the Vitis riparia cultivar Riparia Gloire de Montpellier isolate 1030 chromosome 8, EGFV_Vit.rip_1.0, whole genome shotgun sequence genome encodes these proteins:
- the LOC117920384 gene encoding caffeic acid 3-O-methyltransferase isoform X2: MEDETLESRNQARLAILELTNMISVPMCLHAIVRLNVPDAIWQGGSNAPLSASQILTRVLPSGDPHNLQRILRLLTTYGVFAEHLLTDPSSEQVLRKYSLTDIGKTLVTDADGLSYGAYVLQHYQKELMTAWPLVHEAVVDSTTEPFVKANGEPAYSYYGKKPEMNDLMQRAMSGVSVPFMKAILNGYNGFDGVQRLVDVGGSAGDCLRMILQKHTNIKEGINFDLPEVVAKAPDIPGVTHVGGDMFKSVPDGDAIFMKWVLTTWSDEECRLIMRNCSIALPVGGKMIPVSLCCQRSATIVLKHNPLGGRQSLS; this comes from the exons ATGGAAGACGAAACCTTGGAGAGCCGAAATCAAGCCAGATTGGCTATATTGGAGCTCACCAACATGATCAGTGTCCCTATGTGCCTCCACGCTATCGTACGCCTCAACGTCCCTGATGCCATCTGGCAAGGTGGCTCCAACGCTCCCCTCTCCGCCTCCCAGATCCTAACACGTGTCCTCCCCTCCGGTGATCCCCACAATCTCCAACGCATCCTCCGCCTTCTCACCACTTACGGCGTTTTCGCCGAGCACCTCCTAACCGACCCCTCCTCCGAGCAAGTCCTTCGGAAATACTCCCTCACCGACATCGGAAAAACGCTGGTCACCGATGCGGACGGCCTCTCCTACGGAGCGTATGTGCTGCAGCACTACCAGAAGGAGTTGATGACAGCGTGGCCATTGGTTCACGAGGCCGTTGTGGACTCCACCACCGAGCCCTTCGTCAAAGCCAACGGCGAGCCGGCCTATTCTTACTATGGTAAGAAACCAGAGATGAACGATCTGATGCAGAGGGCAATGTCGGGGGTATCCGTGCCCTTCATGAAGGCTATTTTGAACGGGTACAATGGGTTTGATGGAGTGCAACGATTGGTGGACGTTGGTGGGAGTGCAGGGGATTGTCTGAGGATGATCTTACAGAAACACACAAATATTAAGGAGGGGATAAACTTTGACTTGCCGGAGGTCGTAGCCAAGGCCCCAGACATTCCCG GTGTGACCCACGTTGGAGGTGACATGTTCAAATCTGTTCCTGATGGCGATGCTATCTTTATGAAG TGGGTGTTGACAACTTGGAGTGATGAAGAATGCAGGCTGATCATGAGGAACTGCTCCATTGCACTCCCGGTGGGTGGAAAGATGATACCTGTGAGTCTGTGCTGCCAAAGGAGTGCGACAATAGTCTTAAAACACAACCCTCTTGGAGGGAGACAATCGTTGTCATGA
- the LOC117920384 gene encoding caffeic acid 3-O-methyltransferase isoform X1, producing the protein MEDETLESRNQARLAILELTNMISVPMCLHAIVRLNVPDAIWQGGSNAPLSASQILTRVLPSGDPHNLQRILRLLTTYGVFAEHLLTDPSSEQVLRKYSLTDIGKTLVTDADGLSYGAYVLQHYQKELMTAWPLVHEAVVDSTTEPFVKANGEPAYSYYGKKPEMNDLMQRAMSGVSVPFMKAILNGYNGFDGVQRLVDVGGSAGDCLRMILQKHTNIKEGINFDLPEVVAKAPDIPGVTHVGGDMFKSVPDGDAIFMKWVLTTWTDEECKLIMKNCYNALPVGGKMIACEPVLPKESDNSLRTRALLEGDIFVMTIYRAQGKHRTEEEFRQLGLSAGFPHLQAFYIDYFYTVLEFQK; encoded by the exons ATGGAAGACGAAACCTTGGAGAGCCGAAATCAAGCCAGATTGGCTATATTGGAGCTCACCAACATGATCAGTGTCCCTATGTGCCTCCACGCTATCGTACGCCTCAACGTCCCTGATGCCATCTGGCAAGGTGGCTCCAACGCTCCCCTCTCCGCCTCCCAGATCCTAACACGTGTCCTCCCCTCCGGTGATCCCCACAATCTCCAACGCATCCTCCGCCTTCTCACCACTTACGGCGTTTTCGCCGAGCACCTCCTAACCGACCCCTCCTCCGAGCAAGTCCTTCGGAAATACTCCCTCACCGACATCGGAAAAACGCTGGTCACCGATGCGGACGGCCTCTCCTACGGAGCGTATGTGCTGCAGCACTACCAGAAGGAGTTGATGACAGCGTGGCCATTGGTTCACGAGGCCGTTGTGGACTCCACCACCGAGCCCTTCGTCAAAGCCAACGGCGAGCCGGCCTATTCTTACTATGGTAAGAAACCAGAGATGAACGATCTGATGCAGAGGGCAATGTCGGGGGTATCCGTGCCCTTCATGAAGGCTATTTTGAACGGGTACAATGGGTTTGATGGAGTGCAACGATTGGTGGACGTTGGTGGGAGTGCAGGGGATTGTCTGAGGATGATCTTACAGAAACACACAAATATTAAGGAGGGGATAAACTTTGACTTGCCGGAGGTCGTAGCCAAGGCCCCAGACATTCCCG GTGTGACCCACGTTGGAGGTGACATGTTCAAATCTGTTCCTGATGGCGATGCTATCTTTATGAAG TGGGTGTTGACAACTTGGACTGATGAAGAATGCAAGCTGATCATGAAGAACTGCTACAATGCACTACCGGTGGGTGGAAAGATGATAGCCTGCGAGCCAGTGCTGCCAAAGGAGTCAGACAATAGTCTTAGAACACGAGCCCTCTTGGAAGGAGACATCTTTGTCATGACAATCTACAGAGCCCAGGGTAAGCATAGGACTGAAGAAGAATTTAGGCAACTGGGTCTCTCTGCAGGTTTCCCCCATTTACAAGCATTCTATATTGACTATTTCTATACTGTCTTAGAGTTCCAAAAGTGA